A part of Rhodamnia argentea isolate NSW1041297 chromosome 8, ASM2092103v1, whole genome shotgun sequence genomic DNA contains:
- the LOC115745393 gene encoding pre-mRNA splicing factor SR-like 1 isoform X1 — protein sequence MEVQTSGRPIDSLLEKVLCMNILSSDYFKELYRLKTYHEVIDEIYNQVDHVEPWMTGNCRGPSTAFCLLYKFFTMKLTVKQMHGLLKHTDSPYIRAIGFLYLRYAADPKTLWSWCEPYVKDDEEFSPGSNGRMTTMGVYVRDLLLGQYYFDTLFPRIPVPVLRQIVANLEKMKLPSKHSGVTGDTTRHGSEETARRPPSVKASLSVSFGQRAPHRASTRDSSPVRRTLPVPPYEKGGGDDLRRSPSRRSQSRDDREYPERDTQLDRDRDRDRDRERHRSERDRERERDRDYGRDRDRERERDRERDRDRDRARDTYRDRDRERLRDRDRERDRRDSDRRSRYAERETRADYEKRSRDSRRSRSRSRSRSRSLSQSLRDGSAHLDRNHHSPQKDGVKEKTTASLNLAKLRDLYGDASDQKGGSTMERIPRGNSEGEEVIRLGGSTWK from the exons atgGAGGTACAAACGAGTGGTAGACCAATTGATTCATTGCTAGAGAAGGTCCTGTGTATGAATATCCTCTCTTCAGATTACTTCAAGGAGCTGTATCGTTTGAAGACTTACCATGAAGTGATTGATGAAATCTACAATCAAGTTGATCACGTGGAGCCATGGATGACCGGAAACTGCCGTGGTCCTTCAACAGCATTTTGTCTTCTGTACAAGTTCTTCACCATGAAACTCACTGTCAAACAAATGCATGGTCTCTTAAAGCACACAGATTCTCCTTATATAAGGGCG ATTGGATTTCTGTACTTGAGATATGCTGCGGATCCTAAGACCTTATGGAGTTGGTGTGAGCCATATGTTAAAGATGATGAG gaattttctccAGGATCAAATGGGCGAATGACCACAATGGGTGTGTATGTGCGCGATTTGCTTCTTGGACAG TACTATTTTGATACTCTCTTTCCTAGAATTCCCGTCCCAGTTCTGCGGCAGATTGTTGCTAATCTTGAAAAGATGAAGCTTCCTTCCAAGCATTCTGGTGTGACAGGGGATACGACTCGTCATGGGTCTGAGGAGACTGCTCGACGACCACCTTCTGTGAAAGCTTCTCTTTCTGTGTCTTTCGGTCAGAGGGCTCCTCATCGAGCATCGACTAGAGATTCCTCCCCTGTTCGTCGCACCTTACCAGTACCTCCTTATGAAAAAGGTGGTGGCGATGATCTGCGAAGATCTCCTAGCCGTCGCAGCCAGAGCCGTGATGATCGAGAATATCCAGAGAGGGACACACAATTGGATAGAGACCGAGATAGGGATCGCGATAGAGAGAGACATCGCAGTGAACGTGATCGAGAAAGGGAGAGGGATCGCGACTATGGCCGTGATCGAGATCGTGAAAGGGAACGAGACCGAGAAAGAGATAGGGACAGGGATCGTGCACGTGATACATATCGGGatcgagatagagagagattgagGGATCGCGATCGAGAACGGGACAGGCGTGATTCGGACCGTAGATCCAGGTATGCAGAGAGAGAAACCAGAGCGGATTATGAGAAGCGCAGCAGGGATTCTCGGAGGAGCAGGAGCCGGAGTCGAAGTCGGAGCAGAAGCCTGAGTCAGAGTTTGCGAGATGGCAGCGCACATCTTGACCGTAATCATCACAGTCCACAGAAAGACGGAGTCAAGGAGAAGACCACTGCATCTCTGAATCTAGCCAAGCTGAGGGATCTGTACGGCGACGCAAGCGATCAGAAAGGAGGTTCTACTATGGAAAGGATTCCAAGAGGGAATagtgaaggtgaagaagttatTAGACTTGGTGGATCGACTTGGAAGTAG
- the LOC115745393 gene encoding pre-mRNA splicing factor SR-like 1 isoform X2 — protein MTTMGVYVRDLLLGQYYFDTLFPRIPVPVLRQIVANLEKMKLPSKHSGVTGDTTRHGSEETARRPPSVKASLSVSFGQRAPHRASTRDSSPVRRTLPVPPYEKGGGDDLRRSPSRRSQSRDDREYPERDTQLDRDRDRDRDRERHRSERDRERERDRDYGRDRDRERERDRERDRDRDRARDTYRDRDRERLRDRDRERDRRDSDRRSRYAERETRADYEKRSRDSRRSRSRSRSRSRSLSQSLRDGSAHLDRNHHSPQKDGVKEKTTASLNLAKLRDLYGDASDQKGGSTMERIPRGNSEGEEVIRLGGSTWK, from the exons ATGACCACAATGGGTGTGTATGTGCGCGATTTGCTTCTTGGACAG TACTATTTTGATACTCTCTTTCCTAGAATTCCCGTCCCAGTTCTGCGGCAGATTGTTGCTAATCTTGAAAAGATGAAGCTTCCTTCCAAGCATTCTGGTGTGACAGGGGATACGACTCGTCATGGGTCTGAGGAGACTGCTCGACGACCACCTTCTGTGAAAGCTTCTCTTTCTGTGTCTTTCGGTCAGAGGGCTCCTCATCGAGCATCGACTAGAGATTCCTCCCCTGTTCGTCGCACCTTACCAGTACCTCCTTATGAAAAAGGTGGTGGCGATGATCTGCGAAGATCTCCTAGCCGTCGCAGCCAGAGCCGTGATGATCGAGAATATCCAGAGAGGGACACACAATTGGATAGAGACCGAGATAGGGATCGCGATAGAGAGAGACATCGCAGTGAACGTGATCGAGAAAGGGAGAGGGATCGCGACTATGGCCGTGATCGAGATCGTGAAAGGGAACGAGACCGAGAAAGAGATAGGGACAGGGATCGTGCACGTGATACATATCGGGatcgagatagagagagattgagGGATCGCGATCGAGAACGGGACAGGCGTGATTCGGACCGTAGATCCAGGTATGCAGAGAGAGAAACCAGAGCGGATTATGAGAAGCGCAGCAGGGATTCTCGGAGGAGCAGGAGCCGGAGTCGAAGTCGGAGCAGAAGCCTGAGTCAGAGTTTGCGAGATGGCAGCGCACATCTTGACCGTAATCATCACAGTCCACAGAAAGACGGAGTCAAGGAGAAGACCACTGCATCTCTGAATCTAGCCAAGCTGAGGGATCTGTACGGCGACGCAAGCGATCAGAAAGGAGGTTCTACTATGGAAAGGATTCCAAGAGGGAATagtgaaggtgaagaagttatTAGACTTGGTGGATCGACTTGGAAGTAG
- the LOC115745393 gene encoding pre-mRNA splicing factor SR-like 1 isoform X3, producing the protein MEVQTSGRPIDSLLEKVLCMNILSSDYFKELYRLKTYHEVIDEIYNQVDHVEPWMTGNCRGPSTAFCLLYKFFTMKLTVKQMHGLLKHTDSPYIRAIGFLYLRYAADPKTLWSWCEPYVKDDESSESS; encoded by the exons atgGAGGTACAAACGAGTGGTAGACCAATTGATTCATTGCTAGAGAAGGTCCTGTGTATGAATATCCTCTCTTCAGATTACTTCAAGGAGCTGTATCGTTTGAAGACTTACCATGAAGTGATTGATGAAATCTACAATCAAGTTGATCACGTGGAGCCATGGATGACCGGAAACTGCCGTGGTCCTTCAACAGCATTTTGTCTTCTGTACAAGTTCTTCACCATGAAACTCACTGTCAAACAAATGCATGGTCTCTTAAAGCACACAGATTCTCCTTATATAAGGGCG ATTGGATTTCTGTACTTGAGATATGCTGCGGATCCTAAGACCTTATGGAGTTGGTGTGAGCCATATGTTAAAGATGATGAG TCATCAGAAAGCAGCTAG
- the LOC115731686 gene encoding protein TPX2 isoform X1: MEKPHAQSALKKFVKVGSESALPWSSAASARGMAKDEVKEQLSADKSKATQKPSAKENTKPVDVKLHTQQRAAKRAMFNYSVATKLYLMEKQKKHEEKLQKMIEEEEIRLLRKEMIPRAQLMPLFDRPFYPQRSSRPLTIPREPAFRMLSSKCWTCMYCTHQLYSFHQHCHPLKPIK, from the exons ATGGAGAAACCACATGCCCAATCTGCACTTAAG AAATTTGTGAAGGTAGGCTCGGAGTCTGCTCTTCCTTGGAGTTCCGCTGCCAGTGCCAGAGGAATG GCAAAGGATGAAGTCAAAGAGCAACTTTCTGCTGATAAATCGAAG GCTACTCAAAAGCCttctgcaaaagaaaatacCAAGCCTGTAGATGTGAAACTCCACACACAACAGAGAGCTGCCAAACGTGCGATGTTCAATTACTCG GTTGCGACCAAGCTGTACCTCATGGAGAAACAGAAGAAACACGAAGAGAAGTTGCAAAAG ATGATCGAAGAGGAAGAGATACGGCTGCTGAGAAAAGAGATGATTCCCAGAGCCCAGTTAATGCCCTTGTTCGACAGGCCCTTCTACCCACAGAG ATCGAGCAGGCCCTTGACCATCCCTAGAGAGCCGGCATTCCGGATGTTGAGCAGCAAATGCTGGACCTGCATGTATTGCACCCATCAGCTCTACAGCTTCCATCAGCATTGTCACCCCTTGAAGCCCATCAAGTGA
- the LOC115731686 gene encoding protein TPX2 isoform X2 — MEKPHAQSALKKFVKVGSESALPWSSAASARGMAKDEVKEQLSADKSKKPSAKENTKPVDVKLHTQQRAAKRAMFNYSVATKLYLMEKQKKHEEKLQKMIEEEEIRLLRKEMIPRAQLMPLFDRPFYPQRSSRPLTIPREPAFRMLSSKCWTCMYCTHQLYSFHQHCHPLKPIK; from the exons ATGGAGAAACCACATGCCCAATCTGCACTTAAG AAATTTGTGAAGGTAGGCTCGGAGTCTGCTCTTCCTTGGAGTTCCGCTGCCAGTGCCAGAGGAATG GCAAAGGATGAAGTCAAAGAGCAACTTTCTGCTGATAAATCGAAG AAGCCttctgcaaaagaaaatacCAAGCCTGTAGATGTGAAACTCCACACACAACAGAGAGCTGCCAAACGTGCGATGTTCAATTACTCG GTTGCGACCAAGCTGTACCTCATGGAGAAACAGAAGAAACACGAAGAGAAGTTGCAAAAG ATGATCGAAGAGGAAGAGATACGGCTGCTGAGAAAAGAGATGATTCCCAGAGCCCAGTTAATGCCCTTGTTCGACAGGCCCTTCTACCCACAGAG ATCGAGCAGGCCCTTGACCATCCCTAGAGAGCCGGCATTCCGGATGTTGAGCAGCAAATGCTGGACCTGCATGTATTGCACCCATCAGCTCTACAGCTTCCATCAGCATTGTCACCCCTTGAAGCCCATCAAGTGA
- the LOC115731687 gene encoding cytochrome c oxidase assembly protein COX11, mitochondrial-like, with protein MSLSKLSRRYLLSANLVKIPHSPLGSQFKHGIPGLGFCHARSVSGCGRPSVSDVWCLVRRCRFSTWSTNKSYEFPNGSVYSRKSSSIFSTHRYYASHASSTEQKSRKMLLYLTALVLAMVGSSYAAVPLYRRFCQATGYGGTIQRRETVEEKIARHANDGTVTTREIAVQFNADVADGMPWKFTPTQREVRVKPGESALAFYTAENRSSAPITGVSTYNVTPMKAAVYFNKIQCFCFEEQRLLPGEQIDMPVFFYIDPEFETDPRMDGINNLVLSYTFFKVSED; from the exons ATGTCATTGTCAAAGCTTAGTAGAAGATATCTTCTGTCAGCAAACCTTGTTAAGATACCACATTCACCTCTTGGTTCTCA GTTCAAACATGGGATTCCTGGGCTAGGTTTCTGTCATGCACGATCTGTCTCTGGATGTGGGCGACCTTCTGTTAGCGATGTATGGTGCTTAGTACGAAGATGCAGATTTAGTACCTGGTCAACTAACAAGTCTTATGAGTTTCCAAATGGTTCTGTATATAGTAGGAAATCCAGTTCTATATTCAGTACCCATCGCTACTATGCCTCGCATGCTTCTTCCACAGAACAAAAATCTCGAAAAATGCTTCTATACCTGACAGCTCTGGTCCTCGCAATGGTGGGAAGTAGTTATGCGGCTGTACCTTTGTATAGGAGATTCTGTCAGGCTACTGGGTATGGTGGCACTATTCAACGACGTGAG ACTGTCGAAGAAAAAATTGCCCGACATGCTAATGATGGGACTGTCACCACAAG GGAGATTGCGGTGCAGTTTAATGCTGATGTGGCTGATGGGATGCCATGGAAGTTTACTCCCACCCAAAGAGAG GTAAGGGTCAAGCCTGGAGAAAGTGCTCTTGCATTTTATACTGCTGAAAATCGCAGTTCAGCACCAATAACTGGCGTTTCCACATACAATGTTACTCCCATGAAG GCGGCAGTTTATTTCAACAAAATACAGTGCTTTTGCTTTGAAGAGCAGCGGCTACTTCCGGGAGAACAAATTGATATGCCT GTGTTTTTTTACATCGACCCTGAGTTCGAAACCGATCCTAGAATGGATGGCATCAATAACTTGGTTTTGTCATATACATTTTTCAAGGTATCTGAGGACTGA
- the LOC125316134 gene encoding protein TPX2-like isoform X1, giving the protein MEKPHAQSALKKFVKVGSESALPWSSAASARGMAKDEVKEQLSADKSKATQKPSAKENTKPVDVKLHTQQRAAKRAMFNYSVATKLYLMEKQKKHEEKLQKMIEEEEIRLLRKEMIPRAQLMPLFDRPFYPQRSSRPLDHP; this is encoded by the exons ATGGAGAAACCACATGCCCAATCTGCACTTAAG AAATTTGTGAAGGTAGGCTCGGAGTCTGCTCTTCCTTGGAGCTCCGCTGCCAGTGCCAGAGGAATG GCAAAGGATGAAGTCAAAGAGCAACTTTCTGCTGATAAATCAAAG GCTACTCAAAAGCCTTCCGCAAAAGAAAATACCAAGCCTGTAGATGTGAAACTCCACACACAACAGAGAGCTGCCAAACGTGCGATGTTCAATTACTCG GTTGCGACCAAGCTGTATCTCATGGAGAAACAGAAGAAACACGAAGAGAAGTTGCAAAAG ATGATCGAAGAGGAAGAGATACGGCTGCTGAGAAAAGAGATGATTCCCAGAGCCCAGTTAATGCCTTTGTTCGACAGGCCCTTCTACCCACAGAG ATCGAGCAGGCCCCTTGACCATCCCTAG
- the LOC125316134 gene encoding protein TPX2-like isoform X2, with the protein MEKPHAQSALKKFVKVGSESALPWSSAASARGMAKDEVKEQLSADKSKKPSAKENTKPVDVKLHTQQRAAKRAMFNYSVATKLYLMEKQKKHEEKLQKMIEEEEIRLLRKEMIPRAQLMPLFDRPFYPQRSSRPLDHP; encoded by the exons ATGGAGAAACCACATGCCCAATCTGCACTTAAG AAATTTGTGAAGGTAGGCTCGGAGTCTGCTCTTCCTTGGAGCTCCGCTGCCAGTGCCAGAGGAATG GCAAAGGATGAAGTCAAAGAGCAACTTTCTGCTGATAAATCAAAG AAGCCTTCCGCAAAAGAAAATACCAAGCCTGTAGATGTGAAACTCCACACACAACAGAGAGCTGCCAAACGTGCGATGTTCAATTACTCG GTTGCGACCAAGCTGTATCTCATGGAGAAACAGAAGAAACACGAAGAGAAGTTGCAAAAG ATGATCGAAGAGGAAGAGATACGGCTGCTGAGAAAAGAGATGATTCCCAGAGCCCAGTTAATGCCTTTGTTCGACAGGCCCTTCTACCCACAGAG ATCGAGCAGGCCCCTTGACCATCCCTAG
- the LOC125316132 gene encoding cytochrome c oxidase assembly protein COX11, mitochondrial-like has product MSLSKLSRRYLLSANLVKIPHSPLGSQFKHGIPGLGFCHARSVSGCGRPSVSDVRCLVRRCRFSTWSTNKSYEFPNGSVYSRKSSSIFSTHRYYASHASSTEQKSRKMLLYLTALVLAMVGGSYAAVPLYRRFCQATGYGGTIQRRETVEEKIARHANDGTVTTREIAVQFNADVADGMPWKFTPTQREVRVKPGESALAFYTAENRSSAPITGVSTYNVTPMKAAVYFNKIQCFCFEEQRLLPGEQIDMPVFFYIDPEFETDPRMDGINNLVLSYTFFKVSED; this is encoded by the exons ATGTCATTGTCAAAGCTTAGTAGAAGATATCTTCTGTCCGCAAACCTTGTTAAGATACCGCATTCACCTCTTGGTTCTCA GTTCAAACATGGGATTCCTGGGCTAGGTTTCTGTCATGCACGATCTGTCTCTGGATGTGGGCGACCTTCTGTTAGCGATGTACGGTGCTTAGTACGAAGATGCAGATTTAGTACCTGGTCAACTAACAAGTCTTATGAGTTTCCAAATGGTTCTGTATATAGTAGGAAATCCAGTTCTATATTCAGTACCCATCGCTACTATGCCTCGCATGCTTCTTCCACAGAACAAAAATCTCGAAAAATGCTTCTATACCTGACAGCTCTGGTCCTCGCAATGGTGGGAGGTAGTTATGCGGCTGTACCTTTGTATAGGAGATTCTGTCAGGCTACTGGGTATGGTGGCACTATTCAACGACGTGAG ACTGTCGAAGAAAAAATTGCCCGACATGCTAATGATGGGACTGTCACCACAAG GGAGATTGCGGTGCAGTTTAATGCTGATGTGGCTGATGGGATGCCATGGAAGTTTACTCCCACCCAAAGAGAG GTAAGGGTCAAGCCTGGAGAAAGTGCTCTTGCATTTTATACTGCTGAAAATCGCAGTTCAGCACCAATAACTGGCGTTTCCACATACAATGTTACTCCCATGAAG GCGGCAGTTTATTTCAACAAAATACAGTGCTTTTGCTTTGAAGAGCAGCGGCTACTTCCGGGAGAACAAATTGATATGCCT GTGTTTTTTTACATCGACCCTGAGTTTGAAACCGATCCTAGAATGGATGGCATCAATAACTTGGTTTTGTCATATACATTTTTCAAGGTATCTGAGGACTGA
- the LOC125316135 gene encoding protein TPX2-like isoform X1: MEKPHAQSALKKFVKVGSESVLPWSSAASARGMAKDEVKEQLSADKSKATQKPSAKENTKPVDVKLHTQQRAAKRAMFNYSVATKLYLMEKQKKHEEKLQKMIEEEEIRLLRKEMIPRAQLMPLFDRPFYPQRSSRPLDHP, from the exons ATGGAGAAACCACATGCCCAATCTGCACTTAAG AAATTTGTGAAGGTAGGCTCGGAGTCTGTTCTTCCTTGGAGCTCCGCTGCCAGTGCCAGAGGAATG GCAAAGGATGAAGTCAAAGAGCAACTTTCTGCTGATAAATCAAAG GCTACTCAAAAGCCTTCCGCAAAAGAAAATACCAAGCCTGTAGATGTGAAACTCCACACACAACAGAGAGCTGCCAAACGTGCGATGTTCAATTACTCG GTTGCGACCAAGCTGTATCTCATGGAGAAACAGAAGAAACACGAAGAGAAGTTGCAAAAG ATGATCGAAGAGGAAGAGATACGGCTGCTGAGAAAAGAGATGATTCCCAGAGCCCAGTTAATGCCTTTGTTCGACAGGCCCTTCTACCCACAGAG ATCGAGCAGGCCCCTTGACCATCCCTAG
- the LOC125316135 gene encoding protein TPX2-like isoform X2 → MEKPHAQSALKKFVKVGSESVLPWSSAASARGMAKDEVKEQLSADKSKKPSAKENTKPVDVKLHTQQRAAKRAMFNYSVATKLYLMEKQKKHEEKLQKMIEEEEIRLLRKEMIPRAQLMPLFDRPFYPQRSSRPLDHP, encoded by the exons ATGGAGAAACCACATGCCCAATCTGCACTTAAG AAATTTGTGAAGGTAGGCTCGGAGTCTGTTCTTCCTTGGAGCTCCGCTGCCAGTGCCAGAGGAATG GCAAAGGATGAAGTCAAAGAGCAACTTTCTGCTGATAAATCAAAG AAGCCTTCCGCAAAAGAAAATACCAAGCCTGTAGATGTGAAACTCCACACACAACAGAGAGCTGCCAAACGTGCGATGTTCAATTACTCG GTTGCGACCAAGCTGTATCTCATGGAGAAACAGAAGAAACACGAAGAGAAGTTGCAAAAG ATGATCGAAGAGGAAGAGATACGGCTGCTGAGAAAAGAGATGATTCCCAGAGCCCAGTTAATGCCTTTGTTCGACAGGCCCTTCTACCCACAGAG ATCGAGCAGGCCCCTTGACCATCCCTAG
- the LOC125316133 gene encoding cytochrome c oxidase assembly protein COX11, mitochondrial-like: MSLSKLSRRYLLSANLVKIPHSPLGSQFKHGIPGLGFCHARSVSGYGQPSVSDIWCLVRRCRFSTCSTNKSYEFPNGSVYSRKPSSIFSTHRYYASHASSTEQKSRKMLLYLTALVLAMVGSSYAAVPLYRRFCQVTGYGGTIQRRETVEEKIARHANDGAVSTREIAVQFNADVADGMPWKFTPTQREVRVKPGESALAFYTAENRSSVPITGVSTYNVTPMKAAVYFNKIQCFCFEEQRLLPGEQIDMPVFFYIDPEFETDPRMDGINNLVLSYTFFKVSED, from the exons ATGTCACTGTCAAAGCTTAGTAGAAGATATCTTCTGTCGGCAAACCTTGTTAAGATACCGCATTCACCTCTTGGTTCTCA GTTCAAACATGGGATTCCTGGGCTAGGTTTCTGTCACGCACGATCTGTCTCTGGATATGGGCAACCTTCAGTTAGCGATATATGGTGCTTAGTACGAAGATGCAGATTTAGTACCTGTTCAACTAACAAGTCTTATGAGTTTCCAAATGGTTCTGTATATAGTAGGAAACCCAGTTCTATATTCAGTACCCATCGCTACTATGCCTCGCATGCTTCTTCCACAGAACAAAAATCTCGAAAAATGCTTCTATACCTGACAGCTCTGGTCCTCGCAATGGTGGGAAGTAGTTATGCGGCTGTACCTTTGTATAGGAGATTCTGTCAGGTTACTGGGTATGGTGGCACTATTCAACGACGTGAG ACTGTCGAAGAAAAAATTGCCCGACATGCTAATGATGGGGCTGTCTCCACAAG GGAGATTGCGGTGCAGTTTAATGCTGATGTGGCTGATGGGATGCCATGGAAGTTTACTCCCACCCAAAGAGAG GTAAGGGTCAAGCCTGGAGAAAGTGCTCTTGCATTTTATACTGCTGAAAATCGCAGTTCAGTACCAATAACTGGCGTTTCCACATACAATGTTACTCCCATGAAG GCAGCAGTTTATTTCAACAAAATACAGTGCTTTTGCTTTGAAGAGCAGCGGCTACTTCCAGGAGAACAAATTGATATGCCT GTGTTTTTTTACATCGACCCTGAGTTTGAAACCGATCCTAGAATGGATGGCATCAATAACTTGGTTTTGTCATATACATTTTTCAAGGTATCTGAGGACTGA